The window GCAGGTCGGTGACCGGCTTGCCGTCCTTGCTCACCGCGAGGGCCAGCCGGCTCGACCGGCCCGGCACCAGCTCGCCTTCCAACTCGACCGTATACCCGTCCACGGTAGCCGTGCGACCGGCCGCCGGCAGCGCCTTGGGCGCGTAGTCGCCGGCCACCAGCACGTCGGCCCCCAGTGTCAGCGCCTCGCCACCGGTCGGCTTGAAGTCGGCGAACATCCGGTACGCGCCCGCCTCGGGCAGGGTCAGCTTCACCGACCAGACGCCGTCGGCGCCCAGCTCCGGGTGCACGTGCTGGAAGTCGCCGAGATCACGCGAGACCACGATGAGATGCAGCTTCTTGTCGTGCGCGACCTCGTAGTCCGTAACCGGCCTGCCGCCAGGTCCTGTCACGCCGAACCGGAAATCGGTGGGCTCGCCGGGCTTGATCGCGCCGGTGAGCGGGGTGAGCGTGTAACCGTTCTCCGACACCTGGAGCCCTCCGGGGGTATCGATGGCGGCCGGTGCCGTGGTGGCCACCGGCTCGGCGTGGGCGCTGTGGCTCGACGTCGCCGCCGGAGCGGGGGTCACCGCTCCGACGGCATTGCCGAGGCCGAGCGCCCCGCCGAAGACGACGGCCAGTCCGAGGCCGTAGGCGCCGAGCTTGGCTGCTGTGTTCACGACTGACCTGCCACGGCGTATCCGGCCTCCTCGACCGCGGCGACGATCTTCGCCTGGTCGACGGGGCTCTCGCTCCGCACGGTCAGCAAGCCGGTGGCCAGGTCCACCTCGACGGCGGTCACCCCGGGCACCTCGCCGACCTCCTCCTTGACCGAGCTGACGCAGTGGCCGCAGGTCATGCCCGTGACGGTGTAGCTGGCGGTGGTGGACATATCGTTCACTCCTTCGTGGTGGTCAATCAGGATCGGACCAGTCGGGCGATGGCGTCGGCGGCCTCCTTGACCTTGGCCTGCGCCTCCGCGCCACCCTTGCGCGTCGCCTCCACGACGCAGTGGGCCATGTGCTCTTCCAGCAGGGCGAGGGCGAAGGACTGCAGCGCGCTGTTGGCCGCCGACACCTGGGTCAGGATGTCGATGCAGTACTTGTCGTCCTCGACCATCCGCTGCAGCCCACGGATCTGGCCCTCGATCCGGCGCAGCCGCCGCTGGTGGTCCTGCTTGGTGTCGGTGTATCCGGCCATGCTCGTTCTCCGATCCGGTGCGCTCCCCTCTCATAACACCATACCCCCCTATGGTATTCCTGACCAAGTCCCCGGGAGCCGCCGCCGGCGGCTCCCGTCATGCGCCGAGCGACTGCGTTTCCGGCTGGGGGTCCGTGGCGGCGGATGCCCTGGGCTTGCGCATGAGCACGAGGGTCAGGGCGCCGCCGAGGGCCGCGACCACGGCCGCTCCGACGAAGGCAGCCTGGAAGCCGTCGGTGAGCCGGGACGGGTCTCCCAGTTCGGCGGCTCCCTGCGAGGTGGCGATGGCGGTCATGACCGCGAGGCCGAGCGCCGAGCCCACGTTGTAGGTGGTGTTGACGATGCCCGAGGCCAGCCCGCTCTCCTCCGGGCGCACGCCCGACATGGCGGACATCATCGCCGGGATGTAGGCCAGCGACATGCCCACGGCGGCGACCAGCGAGGCGGGCAGCACGTCCGTGACGAAGGCGCCGTCCGGCCGGACCAGGGACAGCGCCCCGACGCCGAGCGCCAGCACGGCCAGGCCGCCGACGATGAGCGGCTTGGCGCCGAAGCGGCCCAGCAGCCGTGCCGTGATGCCGATCATGAAGATCATGATGGCGACGGTCATCGGCAGCAGCGCCGCGCCGCTGGGGAAGGCGCCGTAGCCAAGGACCTGCTGGAGATAGAGGTTGAGGAAGTACCACATCGGGATCCAGGCCGCGCCGAGCAGCGCCATCGCCAGGTTGGCGGTGGCCAGGCCCGGGGTGCGCCAGATGCCGAGCGGCATGATGGGCTGCTTGACCGCGCGCTGGATGAGCAGGAACACCGCCAGCAGCGCGACCGCGCCGGCCAGTTCCAGCAGGGTGGCGGGCGAGCCCCAACCCTGCTCGGGGGCCTGGACGACGGCGAAGACGGCAAGGGCGATGCCGGCGGTGACCGCGATGGCGCCGAGCACGTCGACCGAGCCGCGCCGGCCCTGGACCGCCGGAAGCACCGCGGGGATCGCGGCCAGGGTGGCCAGGCCGATGGGGATGTACACGATGAACACCCACGGCCAGCTCAGATACTCGGTGACCACACCGCCGAGGAAGACGCCGGCCGTGCCGCCGGCGGGCGCGGCCGCGCCGTACAGCGCCATGGCCTTGCCCAGTTCCCGGGGGTTGTGCCCGAAGAGCATCATGAGCAGGGTCATCGCGGCGGGGGCGATCAGCGCGCCGCCGACGCCCTGCACCGCCCGTCCGAGAATCTCCACCCAGGCCGTCCCGGCGGCCGCGGCGACGACGGACCCGGCGATCAGGACGATCCAGCCGATGGCGAAGATCCTCCGGGCGCCGAACAGGTCGGACAGCCGGCCGCCGAGCAGGAGCAGACCGCCGAAGGCGATCACGTAGGCGTTGAACACCCATTGCAGTCCGCCCTGGGTGAAGCCGAGGTCACGCTGCATCTCCGGCAGCGCGACGCCGATGATCGAGGTGTCCATGATGACCATGAACTGCGCGGCGGCGAGCACGACGAGTGCCCACCACCTGCGGGGATTGACGGCGTTCACAGCCGCACTCCTGATTCTCGCACCGTACGATGCGACGTAGGGGTCTGGGGTGACGTAGGAATCGGACCGGACCCACCGGTGGGCGTGCAGACAGATGCACGCCCACCGTTCAGGTTCCTAGGACCCGGTCCCGGACAGCTGGTAGCCCGCGCGCTCCACCGCGGCGCGGATCTCCTCGTCGGAGAAGCCCGCGCCGCTCACGGTGACCGCGCCGGTGGACAGTTCGACGGCCACGTCGGACACGCCGCCGACCTTGCCGATCTCAGCCGAGACCGACGAGACGCAGTGGCCGCAGGTCATGCCGCTCACGGAATAGACGCTCTGGTCGCCACTCCCGGTGGCCGCCGTCGCCGTCGCGGTGTCTCCGGTGCCGCACGCACATGCCGTGCACATGTAGCCCTCCTTTGCTCGATACCCTTAGGGGGTATCTGTGTCGCCGAGGAAATTAACATACCCCCCCGGGGTTTGCAACCCTGTCCTCACGCCTTCGAGGCCTTGACGACGGCCGGCTCGTGCCCGGACGCGTCGTGCCGCTTGACCCCTCCACCTCCTCCCCCTATACGGTAGGGGGGTATAGCACTGACACCGAACGTCGGAGGAGACGACGCATGAGACGCCTGACCGCACTCGATCCGGCTGACGCGCCGGAGAAGTCACGGGAACTGCTGAACGACATCATCGGCAGGAGGGGCGCCGCCGGCGAGATGGTCGGCACCATGGCCCACTCACCGGCGCTGCTCCAGGGCTACCTCGACCTCTCACGCGCCATGAAGCGGACCAAGCTGCCCCGCGCCGTCAGCGAGAAGATCTCGCTCGCCGTGCAGGAGTGGATCGACTGCGGCCTCTGCCTCGACGCCCACACCCAGGCGGCACGGGCTGCAGGGCTGAGTGACACCGACATCGCCCTCGCGCGCCAGGGCACCTCCGCCGACGCCCGCGAGGCGGCGCTCATCGCCGTGGCCGTCCGCGTGCTGGCCGAGCCGTCCTCGATCACCGACCAGGACGTCGCCGACCTCCGCGCGCACGGCTGGAGCGACCGGATCATCGCCGAGATCCCCGGCCTGGTCGCGCTCAACCTGCTGACCGGCTCCTTCAACCTGCTGGCCGGGCTGGAGCCGCCCGACACGACCGCGTAGGACACCCGCGGGGAGGGAGTCCGCCCACCGGACACGAGACGGGCATCCGGCGGGCCGTGGCGCCGCAATCTATACACCAGTGTTCGACTTATCGGCCGTCGCGCGCTACCTTAACCCGAACAGACCTGTTCGACTTAGGAGTGGTGATGCGTCCTTCCTCCCATCCGGCCTCCCATCCGGGCCGGCACCCGGCGCACGAAGCCCCGCCCAACGCCCCGCTGCGATGGTGGGCGCTGGGCGTGCTGTCCCTGGCACAGTTCATGGTCATCCTGGACGTGACGGTGGTGAACATCGCCCTACCGGTGATCGCCGACCAGCTCGGACTCGGGCGTGCCACCCTGACCTGGGTGGTCACCGCCTACACGCTGTGCTTCGGCGGGCTGATGTTGCTGGGCGGCCGCCTGGCCGACGCGCTCGGCCGTCGTCGCGTCTTCCTCGCCGGGCTGGCGATCTTCACCCTCGCCTCGCTGGCCTCCGGGCTTGCCGCGAGCGCGAGCATCCTCATCGCCGCCCGCGCCGCCCAGGGCATCGGCGCCGCGCTGCTGTCGCCCGCGGCCCTGTCCATCGTGACCACGACCTTCCACGGAGCGGACCGCAACCGGGCGCTCGGCGTCTGGGCCGCCCTGGGCGGCGCGGGAGCGGCCATCGGCGTGCTGTTCGGCGGGGTGTTCACCGCCGGTCCCGGGTGGGAATGGGCGTTCTTCATCAACGTCCCGGTCGGCGTCCTGGTCGCCATCGCCCTGCCCATGCTGGTCGACGCCGGGCGTTCGGCGACACGCGCCCCCCGCGTCGACGTGCCGGGCGCCGTGGTCGTCACCGGTGCGGTCGGCTCACTGATCTACGGGCTGGTGCGAGCCGGCGACACCGGCTTCACGGACCCCGTGACCCTGCTGGCGTTCACCGCCGGGATCACGCTGCTGGTGGTGTTCGTCGCGGTCGAGCGCGCGGTCACGGCCCCGCTGATCCGCGTGGCGATGCTGATGCGCCGCCCCGTGGCCGCGGGCAACCTCGTCATGCTCGGCGCATCCGGCCTCCTGCTGGCCGACTTCTTCCTTGCCTCCCAATACCTTCAGCATGTTCTGGGGCTGAGCCCGCTCACCACGGGGCTGCTGTTCCTTCCCGTCGCCCTGACGATCGGGCTGGGCACGCACGCCGGCGTGCACATCGTCGGCAGGCTGGGCGGGCGTCCCGCCGCTGTCGCCGGGTTCCTCCTGGCCGGCGCGGGAGCGCTGCTGCTGGCTCAGGTGCCCGCGACCGGCAATGCCTGGGTGCACGTCCTGCCCGGCTTCGCCGTCGCCGGCCTCGGGCTCGGCGCGACGTTCGTCACCGCCACCACGACCGCGATGGCCCACGTCGACGCCGAGGAGGCCGGCATGGCCTCCGGGCTGATCAACACCGGACATGAGCTGGGCGCCACCCTCGGGGTCGCGCTCGTCTCCAGCATCGCCGCCTCCAGCCTGAGCGCCGCCTCCGCCGCTCCGGATCCGGTCGGCGGGTTCGGCGCGGCCTTCACCGCCGCGGCCGTGGTGGCCGTCGTCCTGGCCGCCCTGTCCGGATGGCTGGTGCCTCCCGGCCGCCCGCCTGTCGGCGACCGGCCAGTGTTCGCCCACTGAAAGCGCCATAGGCTGAGACGTTGTGAAGTCCGCCGACACGAACCGCCGGCACACCGGCGCCGGGCAACAGCGTGATGTCGCACCCCGGCGCCGCGCTGACGCCGAACGCAACGTCGCCGCCATCGTGGCGGCCGCGCTGGTCTGCTTCACCGAGGATCCCCAGGTGAGCATGGCCGCGATCGCGCGCGCCGCCGGCGTCGGGCGCGTCACCCTGTATGCCCACTTCCCCTCCAGGGACGTGCTGCTCGAAGCCGTACTCGATCACGCGATCGCCCTGGCCGATCCGGTGCTCAACGCCGCGATGCCGGGCGACGGCCCCGCGGCCGATGCGCTGCGCCGGCTGCTGCGCTCGGCGTGGCAGGTCCTGGACCGGCATCGCCGCCTGTTCGAGGCCGCCCAGCACGAGCTCGACGCCACCCGCATGCGCAAGCATCATGACCAGGCGATGGCCCATGTGGAGGGGCTGCTGCGCCGAGGCCGCGACGAGGGAGCCTTCCGCGACGACCTCCCCCTCGGCTGGATGGTCACCACCGTCTACAGCCTTCTGCACGCCGCTGCCATTGACGTCAACTCCGGCCGCCTCCCGCAGGACGCCGCTGCCGACGTCCTGGAGGCGACGTTGTTGCCTGCTCTCGTGCCGCCTCGCTGATACCGCGGGAGTCGCGGCACGCCTTCAGTTTCCGCGTGCCGTCTACGCCGTGGGAGAGCGGCGTTCCGGCGCAAACGCGGGAGCGGCCTCCGTGCGGGCGAGCAGGTCGTGGATGAGGGCCACCACCTCCTCAGGAGCGAACTCCATCGCGTTCTCGCCGACGCTGACCTCGAAGCTGCAACGGGAGGGATCGGGTGCGGACCGTACCCGTCCCCAGAGTTGGATGCCGTGCTCGGCGAGAATGGCCGCCCCCGCCTGCTCGACGGCCCGCCGGGGAGCGGGGAGGTGGATGTGGAAGATCGGCGTCTGTGGCGGATCGGGGTGGGCGCGGGCGGTGCCGTCGGCGTTGACGGCAGCCGCGATGGCGATCGCGTGGTCTCGGAAGGCGGACATGCGCGGTGCCAGGGCGTCGAGACCGACCAGGGCGGCCAGGGCCAGCGGCCACGCGTCGCGGATGCCGCCGCCGAGCCGCTGCCGCCACACGCCGGCGGCGCGTACGGTGTCGGCGTCGGCGGCGAGCACGGCGCCGCGCACGCCCTGCAGGCTCTTGTAGAGCGAGACGTACACCGAGTCGAACAAGGCGGCGATCTGGTCGAAGGGTCGCCGGTAGTAGGTCTGCGCCTCCCACAGCCGGGCGCCGTCCAGGTGCGCGGCGGCGCCGGACGCTCGTACGAGCGCGACCTGCTCGCACAGGTCGTCCCATTCGGGAAGCAGGCCGCCGAGGTCGCGCTGCGGCAGTTCCCACACGGCAGCGGCGAGCGGCTCGCCGATCGCCGCCAGGTCGGATGCCGTCATCAGCTCGAAGAGATCCCCGGTACGGCGCAGCCGCAGACCGTGAACGGCGTTGTAGCCCTGTTCCTCCCACACGTCCAGATGCGACTGGGGGTGAGCGGCGAAGGTGCGCCGCCCGCGGCGGTCGGCATGGATGCGCAGCGCGACCTGCTGCGCCATCGTCCCACTCGGGAAGAACAGCGCGGCCTCCTTGCCGAGCAGATCGGCCAGCCGCCGTTCCAGCACGGCCACGGGGCCGTCGGGCCCGTCCGGCGGGGTGTCGTCGTCCACCAGTTCCAGCATCCGCTCCAGCATCACGCGGGGCGTGCGCCGGATCGGTGCGTGCAGGAACAGCGCCCGCCGCACGGGCATGCTGCCGTCAGCCATGGTCGACTCCTCAACTGTTGCGAGGTGATTCGCAGGTCGCGAACGGATGGGGTGGTACGCCGGATGCTCCCGAGAGCGGCACCAGGCTGAACCATACTCCGAGGGGGTATACGGGGAGGAGGTACTACCCTACCCCCGCTAGGTATGAGCGGGACACGAGTGTCCGTTGGGAAATGGCGCGTCCGAGGCACGGGCTCAGCCGTGCTCGGCGTGCCGTCCGTGATCGGAGACCTGGGCGTCGAACCAGGCGTGCAGCGCCTTGACCATGGATGGGTCGGAGGTGGTGTAGGTGAGCCGGGCTCCGGCGGGCATGTCGGCGAAGCGGATGTCGATCCGGCTGTGGCCTTGTTCGAGCTCGCGCAGGCCCGGCATGTCGGTGCCGTGGATGGAGGCTGGATCCCCGTAGTCGCCTCGGCTGAAGCCTGAGGCCTCCTGGGTGAGGTGCTCGCGGATGAGCTTGACCTGCTGCGCGTCGGCCGGGTCGTCCGCGGTGACCGTCTGGACGCCGCCGGTGGCGGACTTGGTGAAGCGGTGGGTGGTGCGCTCGAGGTCGAACGGCATCACCTGCCGGCCTCTGGCCGCGATCTCGGCCTGGCGGCCGGCCATCGCCTGCTGCTCGTTCTGGCCGATGAGCACGTACACGGCCGCGGCGACGGCGAGGGTCGCGAGCGCCGCCGCGAGCATCTGGACGCGTCGATCCCTAAGTTTCATCTATGGCCTCCGTGAGGATTTCGAGGGCGCGCAGCACACCGGCGCGTTCGGCCGCGGGGACGCGGTCCAGGATCGCCGAGAAACGGGCCGCCCTGGCCTTGGCCAGCTGCGCCGCGGCGTTGATTCCGGCGGGGGTGAGCCGGACCAGCACGCCTCGCCCATCATCCGGGGCCGGTGTGCGCTCGGCCCAGCCGCGGTTGATGAGCTGCGTGACGAGTCGGCTGGTGGTGCTCTTCTCCAGGCGGAGCCGCTGAACCAGGTCGCTTTGGCGCAGGGCGCCGTCCCTGGCCAGTTCGCCCAGAGCATGGGCCTCCGACACCGGGATGGGTCGCCCGCAGGGGGTCTGGTCAGGCCGATGGAGACCGAAGGCCCGCACAAACCCTCCCACCGCTTCCTGGAGTTCATGCTCATCCGCCATGGTTCGACCGTACAACCATTTTGTTGCAAGATGCAACCACATCTACCCCTTCGGGGTATCCAGTGCCGAAACGTCTCCGGAGGGTCTTGCCAAGAGAGGCGGGCACGAGACGTGGCCCGTCCAGCTGCTTCTACTCGATCTCGCAGACCACTCAGAGGCCGAGGAACTGGTGGCAGTGGTGCGCGAGGAACGAGCTGAGACCGGGCAGCAGCGCCACCGTGGCCGGTCCCGCCAGCAGCAGCCCGACAGCGAACGACCCGGCCAGACGCTGCCTGCGGCCGAGGGGGGTCGCCGGGTTGAGCAGGCGCCGTACGCGGGCCAGCGCGCTCTCGCCGCCGGCACCCAGGGCGAAGGCCGGAGCACGGCCGGTGGCCAGCCCCACCAAGGCGGTCGCGATGAGGACGCGGGGGTGACGGCGGGCAGCCACATCGTCGGCGAGCAGCTCGATGAGCCGGGCGAGCTCCTCCCGGGCCTGCTCGAACAGCGGAACGCCGGGGAACGCCCTGACCAGGGTTTCGGCTCCGGCGAGGACGAGGTGGTGTCGTCCGCGCAGATGCGCCTGCTCGTGGGCGAGTACGGCGGCGACCTGCTCCAGGCTGAGGCTGCGCAGGGCGCCCGTGGTGATGACGGCCTTGCCGTGCCTGCCGGGAAGGCAGTAGGCCAGCCGCTCGTCGTAGTCGACGACGATCGCGTCCAGCCGGCCGTCGTGCCTGCCCAGCAGCGCCAGTGTCTCCGCATGACGGCGCCGCT is drawn from Nonomuraea muscovyensis and contains these coding sequences:
- a CDS encoding heavy-metal-associated domain-containing protein codes for the protein MSTTASYTVTGMTCGHCVSSVKEEVGEVPGVTAVEVDLATGLLTVRSESPVDQAKIVAAVEEAGYAVAGQS
- a CDS encoding metal-sensitive transcriptional regulator, whose amino-acid sequence is MAGYTDTKQDHQRRLRRIEGQIRGLQRMVEDDKYCIDILTQVSAANSALQSFALALLEEHMAHCVVEATRKGGAEAQAKVKEAADAIARLVRS
- a CDS encoding MFS transporter — its product is MNAVNPRRWWALVVLAAAQFMVIMDTSIIGVALPEMQRDLGFTQGGLQWVFNAYVIAFGGLLLLGGRLSDLFGARRIFAIGWIVLIAGSVVAAAAGTAWVEILGRAVQGVGGALIAPAAMTLLMMLFGHNPRELGKAMALYGAAAPAGGTAGVFLGGVVTEYLSWPWVFIVYIPIGLATLAAIPAVLPAVQGRRGSVDVLGAIAVTAGIALAVFAVVQAPEQGWGSPATLLELAGAVALLAVFLLIQRAVKQPIMPLGIWRTPGLATANLAMALLGAAWIPMWYFLNLYLQQVLGYGAFPSGAALLPMTVAIMIFMIGITARLLGRFGAKPLIVGGLAVLALGVGALSLVRPDGAFVTDVLPASLVAAVGMSLAYIPAMMSAMSGVRPEESGLASGIVNTTYNVGSALGLAVMTAIATSQGAAELGDPSRLTDGFQAAFVGAAVVAALGGALTLVLMRKPRASAATDPQPETQSLGA
- a CDS encoding heavy-metal-associated domain-containing protein yields the protein MCTACACGTGDTATATAATGSGDQSVYSVSGMTCGHCVSSVSAEIGKVGGVSDVAVELSTGAVTVSGAGFSDEEIRAAVERAGYQLSGTGS
- a CDS encoding carboxymuconolactone decarboxylase family protein; this translates as MRRLTALDPADAPEKSRELLNDIIGRRGAAGEMVGTMAHSPALLQGYLDLSRAMKRTKLPRAVSEKISLAVQEWIDCGLCLDAHTQAARAAGLSDTDIALARQGTSADAREAALIAVAVRVLAEPSSITDQDVADLRAHGWSDRIIAEIPGLVALNLLTGSFNLLAGLEPPDTTA
- a CDS encoding MFS transporter; its protein translation is MRPSSHPASHPGRHPAHEAPPNAPLRWWALGVLSLAQFMVILDVTVVNIALPVIADQLGLGRATLTWVVTAYTLCFGGLMLLGGRLADALGRRRVFLAGLAIFTLASLASGLAASASILIAARAAQGIGAALLSPAALSIVTTTFHGADRNRALGVWAALGGAGAAIGVLFGGVFTAGPGWEWAFFINVPVGVLVAIALPMLVDAGRSATRAPRVDVPGAVVVTGAVGSLIYGLVRAGDTGFTDPVTLLAFTAGITLLVVFVAVERAVTAPLIRVAMLMRRPVAAGNLVMLGASGLLLADFFLASQYLQHVLGLSPLTTGLLFLPVALTIGLGTHAGVHIVGRLGGRPAAVAGFLLAGAGALLLAQVPATGNAWVHVLPGFAVAGLGLGATFVTATTTAMAHVDAEEAGMASGLINTGHELGATLGVALVSSIAASSLSAASAAPDPVGGFGAAFTAAAVVAVVLAALSGWLVPPGRPPVGDRPVFAH
- a CDS encoding TetR/AcrR family transcriptional regulator; this translates as MKSADTNRRHTGAGQQRDVAPRRRADAERNVAAIVAAALVCFTEDPQVSMAAIARAAGVGRVTLYAHFPSRDVLLEAVLDHAIALADPVLNAAMPGDGPAADALRRLLRSAWQVLDRHRRLFEAAQHELDATRMRKHHDQAMAHVEGLLRRGRDEGAFRDDLPLGWMVTTVYSLLHAAAIDVNSGRLPQDAAADVLEATLLPALVPPR
- a CDS encoding threonine aldolase family protein, yielding MADGSMPVRRALFLHAPIRRTPRVMLERMLELVDDDTPPDGPDGPVAVLERRLADLLGKEAALFFPSGTMAQQVALRIHADRRGRRTFAAHPQSHLDVWEEQGYNAVHGLRLRRTGDLFELMTASDLAAIGEPLAAAVWELPQRDLGGLLPEWDDLCEQVALVRASGAAAHLDGARLWEAQTYYRRPFDQIAALFDSVYVSLYKSLQGVRGAVLAADADTVRAAGVWRQRLGGGIRDAWPLALAALVGLDALAPRMSAFRDHAIAIAAAVNADGTARAHPDPPQTPIFHIHLPAPRRAVEQAGAAILAEHGIQLWGRVRSAPDPSRCSFEVSVGENAMEFAPEEVVALIHDLLARTEAAPAFAPERRSPTA
- a CDS encoding MarR family winged helix-turn-helix transcriptional regulator, which translates into the protein MADEHELQEAVGGFVRAFGLHRPDQTPCGRPIPVSEAHALGELARDGALRQSDLVQRLRLEKSTTSRLVTQLINRGWAERTPAPDDGRGVLVRLTPAGINAAAQLAKARAARFSAILDRVPAAERAGVLRALEILTEAIDET
- a CDS encoding M56 family metallopeptidase, which encodes MTAAAVLVAYPVIAAIVLPRLLGRAGWAERAPRLAIALWQAACGSVVVSILLAAFALAVPASVVGHGLAAFFAACAALLAHGPGMTAATTGVALAVAGAVVARVVHCAVAVLSRARAERRRHAETLALLGRHDGRLDAIVVDYDERLAYCLPGRHGKAVITTGALRSLSLEQVAAVLAHEQAHLRGRHHLVLAGAETLVRAFPGVPLFEQAREELARLIELLADDVAARRHPRVLIATALVGLATGRAPAFALGAGGESALARVRRLLNPATPLGRRQRLAGSFAVGLLLAGPATVALLPGLSSFLAHHCHQFLGL